One genomic segment of Strix aluco isolate bStrAlu1 chromosome 9, bStrAlu1.hap1, whole genome shotgun sequence includes these proteins:
- the LOC141927290 gene encoding P2Y purinoceptor 13-like, protein MGDFANESTVSNSSGAPPSAPCHRDTTVTHLVFPVLYTLVFLLGLTLNSLAFWAFFQIPSTSTFIVYLKNILVSDFIMTLMLPLKILTDSGLGPWQLKAFVCRFSAVVFYDTMYISIVLLGLIAFDRFLKIVRPFGKFWVQNLTSAKILASLVWLFFFALSLPNMILSNKKATPQSVKKCASLKNYFGLKWHEAVNYICQFVFWTVLILMFLFYVIIARKVYESYIKTQKKDNKSEQRVKGKVFIIFTVFFLCFAPFHFSRVPYTLSQTTARMDCRLQNQLFVAKESTLWLAATNVCMDPLIYMFLCKPFVEKLLCRGVKTLRKTVHMNPKTELDTRTSATDS, encoded by the coding sequence ATGGGAGACTTTGCAAACGAGAGCACTGTCAGTAACTCCAGTGGAGCACCCCCCTCCGCACCGTGCCATCGAGACACCACGGTCACCCATCTCGTCTTCCCAGTGCTGTACACACTCGTCTTCCTTCTGGGACTCACACTGAACAGCCTGGCTTTTTGGGCTTTCTTCCAGATTCCAAGCACATCAACCTTCATTGTCTACCTGAAAAATATCTTGGTTTCTGATTTTATAATGACGCTGATGCTTCCTCTGAAAATCCTGACGGACTCTGGCCTGGGACCGTGGCAACTCAAAGCCTTTGTCTGTCGCTTCTCAGCCGTAGTATTTTATGACACCATGTATATTAGCATAGTGCTGCTCGGCCTCATTGCTTTTGACAGATTTCTCAAGATTGTGAGACCTTTTGGGAAGTTCTGGGTGCAAAACCTGACCTCAGCAAAGATCCTTGCGAGTCTGGTCTGGCTCTTCTTCTTTGCTCTCTCTCTGCCCAACATGATCCTGTCAAACAAGAAAGCAACGCCCCAATCCGTGAAGAAGTGTGCCTCATTGAAGAATTACTTCGGACTCAAATGGCACGAAGCTGTCAATTATATCTGTCAGTTCGTCTTCTGGACTGTTCTCATCCTCATGTTCCTATTTTATGTAATTATCGCCAGAAAGGTGTATGAGTCTTacataaaaacacagaagaaagacaaCAAAAGTGAACAAAGGGTCAAGGGGAAAGTATTCatcatttttactgtgtttttcttgtgCTTTGCCCCGTTTCATTTCAGCAGGGTCCCCTACACCCTGAGTCAAACCACGGCCCGGATGGACTGCCGTCTGCAGAACCAGCTCTTTGTTGCGAAAGAGAGCACGCTGTGGCTGGCTGCCACAAACGTCTGCATGGACCCCCTGATATACATGTTCTTGTGCAAACCCTTTGTGGAAAAGCTGTTATGCAGGGGAGTGAAGACACTTCGGAAGACAGTTCATATGAACCCAAAAACCGAACTGGATACACGAACGTCTGCTACCGATTCCTGA